Proteins co-encoded in one Spirosoma endbachense genomic window:
- the phhA gene encoding phenylalanine 4-monooxygenase has protein sequence MFQTYSQYTPDDQAVWQLLFERQMAQLPGKASQAYLDGISATGFRPDRIPDFDRDLNPRLQPLTGWRVCAVKGLIPNRAFFELMANRNFPATTWLRRRDQLEYLPEPDMFHDTFGHVPMLSNQAFCDFLAALSRIALRFVDYEEAIDMISRLYWYTVEFGLIQETDGLRIYGGGILSSVGETTYSLYSSEPKRLPYHVDTLLRTPYIIDHFQMQYFIIDSYEQLYHSVPEIEATLEGLLVS, from the coding sequence ATGTTCCAGACCTATTCACAATATACTCCCGACGATCAGGCGGTATGGCAGCTGTTGTTCGAGCGGCAGATGGCGCAGTTACCGGGAAAAGCCAGTCAGGCTTATCTGGACGGTATTTCGGCAACGGGTTTTCGGCCTGACCGGATACCTGATTTTGACCGTGATTTAAATCCAAGATTGCAACCGCTGACGGGCTGGCGGGTTTGTGCCGTAAAGGGCTTAATACCAAACCGCGCGTTTTTTGAGTTGATGGCTAACCGAAACTTTCCGGCAACGACCTGGCTGCGTCGGCGTGATCAACTGGAATACCTGCCCGAACCGGATATGTTTCACGACACGTTTGGCCATGTTCCGATGCTATCGAATCAGGCCTTCTGCGATTTCCTGGCCGCTTTGAGCCGCATTGCCCTGCGGTTTGTGGATTATGAAGAAGCGATTGACATGATTTCCCGATTGTATTGGTATACTGTTGAATTTGGTTTGATTCAGGAAACGGACGGCCTTCGGATTTATGGTGGCGGTATTTTATCGTCTGTTGGCGAAACGACTTATAGCCTGTATAGCAGTGAACCGAAGCGGCTGCCCTACCATGTCGATACCTTACTCCGGACACCGTACATCATCGACCACTTCCAGATGCAGTATTTTATTATCGACTCCTACGAGCAACTGTATCATTCAGTTCCTGAAATCGAAGCGACGCTGGAAGGGTTATTAGTCAGTTAA
- a CDS encoding MarR family winged helix-turn-helix transcriptional regulator codes for MTHPSDNRAYFFKIDTTIKKIRNALQKQFNDAGFELTVDQWVVIDHLYRNPGISQNTISEMTTKDAPTVTRIIDLLSQKGLTERRMADNDRRKFLVYLTEAGEAKYSEVLPVVSAMRRKGWGDLSDDDYQHFVRIMDSIYSNISE; via the coding sequence ATGACGCATCCCTCCGATAACCGGGCCTACTTTTTTAAAATTGACACCACCATCAAGAAAATCAGGAATGCGCTCCAGAAGCAATTTAACGACGCTGGATTTGAGCTGACGGTGGACCAGTGGGTTGTCATTGACCATCTCTATCGTAATCCAGGCATTAGTCAGAACACGATTTCGGAAATGACAACCAAAGACGCCCCAACCGTTACCCGAATCATTGACCTTCTCTCGCAAAAGGGCCTGACCGAACGGCGCATGGCCGATAACGACCGGCGTAAGTTTCTGGTTTATTTAACCGAAGCCGGTGAAGCCAAATACAGCGAGGTACTGCCCGTTGTGTCGGCTATGCGACGAAAAGGCTGGGGCGACTTAAGCGACGACGATTATCAGCATTTCGTTCGGATCATGGATTCAATTTATAGTAACATCAGTGAGTAA
- the fahA gene encoding fumarylacetoacetase, translated as MYGIFSYDIASPRVGLKHGSRILDLEVVGLLGYFNDLTIDPAVFAQPALNEFIALGKPRHRLIRQRLNELLSDENAAFKDVYEQVFIDESRAKMHLPVRIGDYTDFYAGIHHAENVGRMFRPNAEPLLPNYRHLPVAYHGRASSIVVSGTSIQRPNGQYLGPDNQPVFGPSKALDFELELGLIIGKNNALGNSIAVDDAEDYIFGLTLFNDWSARDIQRWEYQPLGPFLGKNFASSLSAWVVPLDDLESFRVTGIQQEPIPLPYLRCAKASHFDLELEVILRTAAGDAVVISRTNARNLYWSFAQMIAHHTVGGCNLNIGDVLATGTISGSTPGSYGSLLELSWNGTRPLHLSAQTTRTFLEDGDSLILQGWGFAEGIRVDLGEVSGTISQKQQ; from the coding sequence ATGTACGGCATTTTCAGTTACGATATTGCTTCGCCCCGCGTAGGATTAAAACACGGCAGCCGAATTCTTGACCTCGAAGTAGTCGGACTACTGGGTTATTTTAATGACCTGACTATTGATCCGGCAGTATTCGCCCAACCGGCTCTGAATGAGTTTATTGCTTTAGGAAAACCAAGACATCGGCTTATTCGACAACGCCTGAATGAGTTGTTGAGTGATGAAAACGCTGCTTTCAAAGACGTTTACGAGCAGGTTTTCATTGACGAATCGCGCGCAAAGATGCATTTGCCCGTGCGTATTGGCGACTACACGGATTTTTATGCGGGCATTCACCACGCCGAAAATGTCGGTCGTATGTTCCGGCCCAATGCCGAACCGCTATTGCCCAACTACCGGCACTTACCGGTGGCGTATCACGGACGGGCCTCCTCCATTGTGGTATCCGGCACGTCTATCCAGCGACCGAATGGGCAGTATTTAGGCCCGGATAATCAGCCTGTTTTCGGCCCGTCGAAAGCATTGGATTTTGAGCTTGAACTGGGGCTTATTATCGGCAAAAACAATGCACTAGGCAATTCCATCGCTGTCGATGATGCCGAAGACTACATTTTCGGCCTTACGCTTTTTAATGACTGGTCGGCCCGCGACATTCAGCGTTGGGAATACCAGCCGCTAGGGCCATTTCTGGGAAAAAACTTTGCATCGAGCCTATCTGCCTGGGTTGTTCCGCTCGACGACCTCGAATCCTTTCGTGTTACGGGCATCCAGCAGGAACCAATTCCTCTCCCCTATCTACGCTGTGCAAAAGCCTCTCACTTTGACCTAGAGTTAGAAGTCATTTTGCGCACAGCGGCTGGCGACGCCGTCGTGATTAGCCGCACAAACGCCCGGAATTTGTATTGGAGCTTTGCGCAAATGATTGCTCATCATACGGTGGGTGGGTGCAACCTCAACATTGGTGATGTGCTGGCTACGGGCACTATTTCGGGTTCTACACCCGGCTCATACGGCTCACTGCTCGAACTCAGCTGGAATGGTACGCGGCCTTTACATTTGTCAGCCCAAACGACACGTACGTTTTTAGAGGACGGCGACAGCCTGATTTTACAAGGATGGGGCTTTGCTGAAGGGATTCGGGTTGATTTGGGCGAGGTGTCAGGAACGATTAGCCAAAAACAGCAGTAG
- a CDS encoding flavin reductase family protein encodes MKTINPADLQPSEFYRYMIGTIGPRPIAFASTIDAKGQVNLSPFSFFNVFGYNPPTLVFAPSINRHGHKKHTLLNLEEVGEVVINIVNYAMVEQVSLASAEFERGINEFDKAGFTAIPSDQVRPPRVAESPAAFECIVRQIIPTNERPAHETPGAGYLVICEVVMAHIHDTIFNEAGAIDPHRLDLIGRMGGDWYARAHGDALFEVARPKIGIGIDQIPHSIRNSTILSGNDLGKLGSFIALPTADEVSAFGASDQLKELIDEARYGCQYLPDLLHLRAKQLLADNKVKDAWLTLLQAP; translated from the coding sequence ATCAAAACCATTAATCCGGCCGATCTGCAACCCAGCGAATTCTATCGGTATATGATCGGCACGATTGGCCCGCGCCCAATTGCATTTGCCAGCACTATCGACGCTAAAGGCCAGGTCAATCTTAGTCCGTTCAGTTTCTTCAACGTATTTGGGTATAACCCACCCACACTGGTTTTTGCCCCGAGTATTAACCGGCATGGCCACAAAAAACACACGCTCCTGAATCTGGAAGAAGTTGGCGAAGTGGTCATCAATATAGTCAACTACGCAATGGTTGAGCAGGTGTCATTGGCTAGTGCGGAGTTTGAGCGCGGTATCAATGAGTTCGATAAAGCGGGCTTTACGGCGATTCCCTCCGATCAGGTTCGTCCACCCAGAGTTGCCGAATCACCGGCAGCATTCGAATGTATAGTCCGGCAGATTATTCCAACGAATGAACGGCCCGCTCATGAGACTCCCGGCGCGGGCTATCTGGTCATTTGTGAAGTCGTGATGGCGCATATTCACGACACGATTTTCAATGAAGCCGGTGCCATTGATCCCCATCGCCTTGACCTGATTGGTCGGATGGGTGGCGATTGGTACGCCCGCGCTCATGGCGACGCACTCTTTGAAGTGGCCCGCCCTAAAATCGGTATTGGTATCGATCAGATTCCTCATTCGATTCGGAATAGCACGATTCTGTCGGGCAACGATCTGGGCAAATTAGGCAGTTTCATAGCCCTGCCAACTGCCGACGAAGTAAGCGCATTCGGAGCATCAGACCAATTGAAGGAGTTAATTGATGAAGCACGCTACGGTTGCCAGTATTTGCCGGATTTATTGCACCTGCGAGCGAAACAGTTGCTGGCAGATAACAAGGTTAAAGACGCCTGGCTGACATTGCTGCAAGCGCCCTAA